The genomic DNA CTGAGGTGAAAAGTAGCAGACATCAAATATGTGAAAATTTCAAAAGGATGCACATTACCAAGATTGTCGGAAGATTCATACGTACGCAGTACAATCATTCGTATTTATTGTAGGGGAGATTTCAGAAGAAAGAACATCACCAAAATTGCGGGAAGATTCATATGTACAAGCACTCACGTGTCCTCTTGTATGGGGCCAAGATTGTGGGAGGATTCATGCATTCAGGCAGTGACAAGCAAAGGACAATATGAGTGCTGCCTCTCACCATGATGCCTGTATTCATTCCCCacaacttttaaataaaaacaaaactagAGTAAACAAATGTATGTTGCCGGAATTGCATCTTCCTACATGCCCTTTGCAAGATGAGAAATCCaagaaaaatgtaaggaaaagaaataaaaataaattattcaaagtgtttgatatgaaaattcaataattttttaatttagtttaattatatttatttatttatattttttataatacacttaaacataaaaaataaaatttatttttttaacattccTGTTTCTTGTTTAATACCATTCGGAACACGCATAGTCGAAAAGGAAAAGGAGTGATAGAGAAGGGGAAGGCagaagaaaaagtttgaaaacaGAAGAAAAGGGCTTGAGAAAGATGCTGGTCCCAAGACCCAACTGCCGAGCTCAGCTACAAAAGTCAGAGAAGGATGCTTCTTGAATCCTGATCGATGATCAGTGCAAGTTTTTACTTCTCTTCTGTGTTCTCCCCGTAAAAGACGCCTTTCAaggtaaaaacaattaataggaatttttggaaaatccaTGTATTGCTAAAGAGAAGTTTGATACTTGTAAATCTATAAATAGAATTCCATATTTGGGCTTCTCAACACCTCAACATGGCAGCCCTCAAAATCTCCAAAAAGCACCATAAACACCTGAACAATCCTTTCCCATCAACCCCCTCTTCTCTCCCCCTCCTTCGAGGAAGTCTTTTTTTCAATCCCCAGACGTTTCCTTCTGACCAGACCTTCATTGTTGGGAAGGATTTTCAGGTACTTTGGAGCACCGGCAATGGGGGATCTCTCTCAATTTCTCATAAATCTAATCCTTCCAGACCCATTTGGTCAACCGTCCCCGGACAAGCCTTTGTCTCTGCAGCATTGGCTGAAACAGAGGTGGAAGAAAGCAGGGGATCGTTTGCCATTAAAGATGGAAATGTTCACTTGCTGTGTAATGATCAGACAGTGGAGGATATCAGGCTGATAAATGAAAATGACTGTTATTTGGAGGCAAATGAGCTTGATTTTCTATCGGGGAATCAGGGATTGGACCAAAAACCATATTTGAAAGATACCCAGTTCCCTATTTTGCTCGTAACAGGTTGGGTTttcagaaagaagaaaaagaagtgcTTTCAGAATACCGAAATTCATGAAAGGTTACAATTGGAAGCAGAACGCTCCACTTATGCAAGATATTGGGTTTTGTTTGATCAAAAAACAAGCAACCAAATTGGGTTTCAAGTGAAGTTTGGAAAGCCCAGCTTTGAATTTCGCTCAAGAGCTTTTCCAACAGCCTCCAGAAGATTTCGGGGGCTGAAGCGGAAACTGCGTCGGACTGGGAGATCACGACTTGGGTGGTGTTGTCCTTTTCAAGGGCAAGAGGATTTGTGAAAGTTTCATCAtcagaagaggaaaaagaagaagagaaggtaGCAGAATCCATAGGTTTTAACAGGGTCTGTTTAACCTATTCAagtgaagaaaatgagagattttATGGTTTTGGAGAGCAGttttctcatttaaattttaaaggcAAAAGGATACCGATTTTCGTTCAAGAACAGGGCATTGGAAGAGGAGATCAACCCATCACTTTTGCAGTTAATTTGGTTAGCTACAGGTATATTAAATGGTAGTTCTTCTACTAAATTTCAGTTAATTGTTAGCACTATCCATCTTAATGTTAAACTCCTGCTATGTATTTTCAGAGCTGCGGGTGATTCAAGTACAACTTATGCTCCTTCACCACACTATTTGACATCGAAGATGAGGTCTCTTTACCTAGAAGGGTATGATTACTCCGTGTTTGATCTAACAAGAAAAGATAGAGTTCAGATACAGGTAACTTCTGATAATTATGACATCTTATAGTCATGGTGACAATTTGAATCTGGAAttattaaccaaaaatagttCACAATCTGCGAAAAAATATTGAGTAGCAAAGTGGGGAACGACAGGGAGGCGGGGCAGCATCTTGTTCTCTTTGATTATGTTTCAGGAGACCTACCGCTGAATTCAGGAATGAGGGGAAAAATTAGCACAAAAAATCATCTAGGTTGGATGACAATAGAcactagaaaaagaaataaaatagacgTGTTGTTATCATTCTAGGATCATTAGGGATAACTAGCAAGTTATTAGCCATATTTGTGAAGAACACACCATCTGATAATACACAATTAAAATGGTGGTTTTCTGATGCATATAAGAATACAAGTGTAATACAGAGACttaagaaatggaaaattttattgCATAGTTGTAGTACAATTGGGGGCTCATTTAGATTCCGGATTTGCAGTCTCTCACTTTCTGTGCACTGGGTGATCTTGCAGATACATGGAGATTCAGTTCAAGGTAGGATATTGCATGGAAACTCACCTTCAGAGCTCATTGAACGCTTCACAGAAACAATTGGGAGACTTCCTGAGCTTCCTGAGTGGATTATATCCGGTGCTGTTGTTGGAATGCAGGGTGGCACAGATAGTGTCCGCCAAGTTTGGGAGAAACTACAGGCTCACAATACCCCTGTTTCAGCATTTTGGCTGCAGGTAATGCATGCATCTACACTAAAACATTCAGAAACACATCCAAATACATTTGAGCCATTTCAAAATTTCTGGCAtcagaaaattttgatttgcttctattcaaaaattccaaaattcagggtttggtttttatatttgcTAGGgttcatatttatatcaaaCATGAAACTCGTAATGTTGCACACATACAAATTTCTATGCATGAGTTCTCATTGCATGCCGTTTGTTCCATAGGACTGGGTCGGTCACAGGGAGACTCTGATTGGATCACAGCTTTGGTGGAATTGGGAAGTGGATACGGCAAGGTACTGGGGATGGCAGAACCTAATTAAGGATCTTAGTGCTCAGCATATTAAAGTGATGACATATTGCAATCCTTGCCTAGCTCCGGTACTTCTCCCTAGCCACTTAAAGTATAATCCAATCTGTCAAGAATCAAAGCGTGCCACATCACAGTACAAAGGGCAATGTCATCATTTCAATAAAATGGTCGCATGATGGCAGCAAACCTTGTATAGCGGCGTTTGTACTTTGATTGGTGATAGATTGGTATATTATGGTTGCTTTTTGAAGCTTTCGATTACATTTTGTAGACTAATGAGAAGCCAAACAGAAGGAGAGATCTCTTTGAAGAGGCAAAGAAGTTGGACATCTTGGTGAAAGACAAGAATGGAGATACGTACATGGTTCCAAATACAGCTTTTGATGTGGGAATGTTGGACTTGACACATCCAGATACTGCAAGTTGGTTCAAGCAGATCTTACAAGAAATGGTGGATGGTGGAGTAAGAGGATGGATGGCTGATTTTGGTGAAGGCCTTCCAGTGGATGCTTCCCTCTATTCAGGTTTTAGATCCCATAGCCCCTTCATTTATTGATAGCCATGACTGATCCACTCCCTCAGGAGATTGATGAATATCATAGATGGTACCAGGTTGCATAAGTCATTGGGGAAACTGTTCAACAGTTTCcacatttcctttttctttcttagtaaACAAATTGATAAGGAGAATGCTAAAATAGCCAAAATGCTAAATGTAGGGAACTTCTGACTGCTGAGGAAAGTTAAAATAGCCACCCATTATATGCTGGTTTTAAATTCAGACACTAGATGATAATTTTATAATCATCCACTTTTGCCTCTATGTTGAATTTTATCCTCTACATTAAGAGCACTAGTTGGAAAAGGGGCAAAAAATTTGGGGGGTTCAAGGGGGGGAAAGGTGCAAACCATAAAAAACTCAGAGCCCAAAAAATCAAGTTGACCAACCTAACGGCTGGTCTTTTCTGAGGGGATTTATCATGAAACAGTGTTTCAAGCTTAATCCAGAATCTAAGAGGCAAAAGTTTCACTGCATGTTAATGCTTAATGGCAAAAGTTTCCTATACCCTGCATTTTCAATTTTCCCATAAGGTGTAAGTCCCATAAGAGGAATGggcttattattaatttcattttttttttttcaaaatgatcaTTCATATGAAATTCAGATGAAGTTATAATTAAGCAATAAATTTCACCCTGTAGGAGAAGATCCTATTGCTGCTCACAACAGATATCCAGAACTATGGGCCCAAATGAACCGAGAGTTTGTGGAAGAATGGAAAAGTGCCCATTCAGGCAAGGCAAGGGAAGATCCAGAAGAGGCCTTGGTCTTTTTTATGAGGGCTGGTTTCAGGAATAGTCCCAAATGGGGAATGCTATTCTGGGAAGGGGACCAAATGGTGAGCTGGCAGGCAAATGATGGGATAAAGAGTGCTGTTGTTGGCTTGCTGAGTAGTGGGATTTCTGGCTATGCATTTAACCACAGTGATATTGGAGGCTACTGTGCAGTAAATTTACCTGTTATTAAGTATCGAAGAAGTGAAGAGTTGCTTTTGCGATGGATGGAGGTTAATGCTTTCACCGTTGTCTTCCGAACACATGAAGTAAGTTAGAAAACTGCCACCTGAAatacataataatatatatcataCATGCATGCATCATCATTGTCATCACTATCACAAGTAACTAAACTTTAATTTATATCTGCACATTGTTGTCATTGTTTCCATCATCATCACAAATTACTAGCATCTCACTTTGTGTTGCAACTGCTAGCAACTCTAGAAGGAATGACTTCTAACATCActataataatttctaatgaCCTGTTCATGTGATCTTTATTGTTTGTATGTATAAGAAAGGTCGGTCCCTTTTGAGTTATCTTTTAGGAATTAATTCAGTGGGAGTATGTATGTATAAGAAAGGCTGGTCCCATTTGGGTTATCGTTTAGGAATTAGTTCAATGGGAGTATAGAAGCTTTTCTTCCTGAAATCTACCTCCAAGAACACACTTGATTTGCATATATACAATTCCTGTAATACAGGTGAATTGCATTGAAGAAGCGGAGTTGACATTCATTAACATATCCTAggatttgaatataaaaattcaaaaccaaagTTAGTTATTCTTGAACATGTTATCTTCTTTAATTTCATCACTTTACTGACATTCCATTCATTGGTATTTCCAAGCAGGGAAACAAACCATCCTGCAATAGCCAATTCTATTCAAACCACAAAACTTTAGCACATTTTGCACGCTTTGCAAAAGTGTACAAAGCTTGGAAGTTCTACAGGGTCCAACTTGTTAAGGTGATGTCACAAATTTGTAAATACACTTTTCAGTTCAGAGCTAATAAAGCTGCATTGAAGGATCTAACACCTTTTACACATGCATGTTTTTTCAAAACAGGAAGCTGCTCAGAAAGGCCTGCCTGTTTGCCGGCACCTATTTCTCCACTACCCAAATGATGAACATGTTCATAAGTTGAGTTATCAGCAGTTTTTGGTTGGTACAGAGATCCTAGTGGTGCCAGTTCTTGACAGAGGCAAAAAGGATGTTAAGGCCTACTTTCCAGTTGGAGAAAGTTGTTCTTGGCAGCATATATGGACAggaaaattatttgcaaaaCCAGGTTCTGAAGTTTGGGTGGAAGCTCCAATTGGCCATCCTGCCATATTCGTTAAGGAGGGTTCTATTATTGGAGAAACCTTCCTGAAAAATCTGAGGGAATTCAATATTCTGTAAAGCAGCAATGCTCAACAGTCCAAACTGATCAAGGTTTCAATCCTTGAAGCCTAAGGGTTATATCTTCAGtcaaaaattgaaatcttaaatatcatttttttatttcatttgctGAGTCCAACTGAATTAAGAGCTGGAAATTGTTTGGAATTGGGAACAATTTTGCAAGAATTTTAATAGCCCAAGTATTTTACACAGTAGAGAAGCTAGTTGCAATGATTGTGATAAGAACTTGGGCAAGAAGATGGTTGAAGGATAAAactgaaaaataataataataataaataataaataataaaataaaaaataaaaccaagttGAAGAGATGGAAGCATACATTACAGAACTATCAAATAAGTGAGAGTAATTTAGGAACCATTTTCTTGCAACATTCTGAACACTGACCTGTCCACAATAATTCTCTATTCCTCTCGAAACTTTTACCGCCCAAACCATATGGAGGAGAGCTGATTCCTTGTTCTTCCCTGTTTCCCCGTTTGGCCTCTTTGAAGACTCCTCCGGATATCAGGAACCGCGGAGAGAGAAAAATCAGAAGtgaaaataaggaagaaaaagaaatataataaatttcaagCGGCAAACAAGCTGGCTTCAAGAATCCATTATATTTACACACACATTCCCGTCAAAGATTTCATGATCAATAGAAACTAAAGGCATGGATCATTGATCAGGAAATGAAACAACCTAACATATATAAAAGGATCACCCATAAACCCAAATTTCAACTCATACTAACCGATTTCAGGCATTCATCGAACAACCTTCTGGCAAGTGGTAACCATGATACGACTTAGCTTGGTAACTGAATGCACCCCAGAAACACCAAAAGTTTAAATGAGatagatgataagaaattattcaattttggAACATAAAAGGGCAAATCTGCGTACAATCAAATGGCGAGCCAGCCAGACCAGAAAAGTCAAACAATACCCAAAACTGAAAAATATGTAACTATAACCTTCTGACGAGACTCGAGAggttgctctctctctctctctctctgtctcccCTCTCGGATTCGAATACTTTTTTGGATATTCTTTCTGCATGTTCTTTCCACAAGCAGTTATTTTTGGATATTCTTTCTGCATGTTCTTTCCACAAGCAGTTAAACACTTAATCAAGATGGGGTCTATGATTGACCAAGGCGGGAACACTCAGAAAAAGCAGCGTTTTATGGGACTAGCAAACTGAGCTAAATTAGCTGAAACGCCGTCGTCTTACTTTTACTGGAATGAGATCCGGCCAATGGGCCTGGACGGGACGGACTGCCGCACATTGACGAGCCTCTGTTTTAGAGGGCCCATCGGCCATTTCTTTTGCTTTGCCCTTTCAGTTGAATGCCAACCTGccttaaaaagtaaaatttaacaATACAACTCCACCAactaaacataatttaatttctttaagctatgtttggttcacgaaaaatttgatggaaaatacaaaagaaaaaaattagagagaaaaaatacaagaaaagaaaaagtaaaaagaata from Vitis riparia cultivar Riparia Gloire de Montpellier isolate 1030 chromosome 8, EGFV_Vit.rip_1.0, whole genome shotgun sequence includes the following:
- the LOC117920025 gene encoding LOW QUALITY PROTEIN: sulfoquinovosidase-like (The sequence of the model RefSeq protein was modified relative to this genomic sequence to represent the inferred CDS: inserted 1 base in 1 codon), encoding MAALKISKKHHKHLNNPFPSTPSSLPLLRGSLFFNPQTFPSDQTFIVGKDFQVLWSTGNGGSLSISHKSNPSRPIWSTVPGQAFVSAALAETEVEESRGSFAIKDGNVHLLCNDQTVEDIRLINENDCYLEANELDFLSGNQGLDQKPYLKDTQFPILLVTGWVFRKKKKKCFQNTEIHERLQLEAERSTYARYWVLFDQKTSNQIGFQVKFGKPSFEFRSRAFPTASRRFRGLKRKLRRTGRSRLGWXLSFSRARGFVKVSSSEEEKEEEKVAESIGFNRVCLTYSSEENERFYGFGEQFSHLNFKGKRIPIFVQEQGIGRGDQPITFAVNLVSYRAAGDSSTTYAPSPHYLTSKMRSLYLEGYDYSVFDLTRKDRVQIQIHGDSVQGRILHGNSPSELIERFTETIGRLPELPEWIISGAVVGMQGGTDSVRQVWEKLQAHNTPVSAFWLQDWVGHRETLIGSQLWWNWEVDTARYWGWQNLIKDLSAQHIKVMTYCNPCLAPTNEKPNRRRDLFEEAKKLDILVKDKNGDTYMVPNTAFDVGMLDLTHPDTASWFKQILQEMVDGGVRGWMADFGEGLPVDASLYSGEDPIAAHNRYPELWAQMNREFVEEWKSAHSGKAREDPEEALVFFMRAGFRNSPKWGMLFWEGDQMVSWQANDGIKSAVVGLLSSGISGYAFNHSDIGGYCAVNLPVIKYRRSEELLLRWMEVNAFTVVFRTHEGNKPSCNSQFYSNHKTLAHFARFAKVYKAWKFYRVQLVKEAAQKGLPVCRHLFLHYPNDEHVHKLSYQQFLVGTEILVVPVLDRGKKDVKAYFPVGESCSWQHIWTGKLFAKPGSEVWVEAPIGHPAIFVKEGSIIGETFLKNLREFNIL